In Spirosoma aureum, a single genomic region encodes these proteins:
- a CDS encoding sensor histidine kinase, whose translation MAATRFSRRYVSLLSHLLGWGLLGYLLFFSQSFNSEIHLPDLFWIRQGIFFGLMVGTFYLNSQLLVPRFLLSGQTGRYLLVLAGIVISILFILWCIESWFNLPILVHRAFHPDGKGQPKFYGWIQPAVFTILLVLGISTSMALLQKWQTDTNLRLALEQAKTTSELSFLKAQINPHFFFNTLNNIYALTLLDVETAREALHRLSRMMRYVLYDTQAGTTLLSKELSFVGDYIQLMQLRLTDKVTVTLNSPNPLHDQPIAPMLLLPFVENAFKHGVSALQPSWITITLQQQQNKLLLDVRNTLFAEKTPSLEAGNGIGLTNTRRRLDLLYPDQYVLAINEHTPAGEYHVHLTLNLS comes from the coding sequence ATGGCTGCTACCCGATTTTCACGCCGATACGTTTCATTACTGAGCCATCTGCTGGGCTGGGGATTACTGGGTTACCTGCTTTTTTTCTCCCAATCGTTCAATTCCGAAATCCATCTACCTGATTTATTCTGGATCAGGCAAGGCATTTTTTTCGGCCTGATGGTAGGTACCTTTTACCTGAACTCCCAACTTTTAGTACCCCGTTTCTTGCTATCCGGCCAAACCGGCCGTTATCTGCTGGTACTGGCAGGCATCGTTATTTCCATCCTTTTCATCTTGTGGTGTATTGAATCCTGGTTTAATTTACCCATTCTGGTACACCGGGCTTTTCATCCGGATGGAAAGGGTCAGCCTAAATTCTATGGCTGGATTCAACCGGCTGTTTTTACGATTCTTTTGGTTTTAGGCATTAGCACTAGCATGGCTTTGCTGCAAAAGTGGCAAACCGACACCAATCTTCGGCTGGCACTGGAGCAGGCAAAAACAACATCCGAACTCTCGTTTCTGAAGGCTCAGATTAACCCGCACTTTTTTTTCAATACCCTCAACAACATCTACGCCTTGACCTTACTCGACGTGGAGACCGCCCGCGAAGCGCTGCACCGGCTCTCACGGATGATGCGCTATGTTTTGTACGATACCCAGGCGGGTACAACGCTGCTAAGTAAGGAACTGTCCTTTGTCGGCGACTACATTCAGCTCATGCAGCTTCGTCTAACCGATAAGGTTACCGTTACCCTCAATTCACCAAATCCGCTTCATGATCAGCCGATTGCGCCCATGCTCCTGTTGCCATTCGTCGAAAATGCATTTAAACACGGCGTCAGTGCGCTCCAACCAAGTTGGATCACAATAACCCTCCAGCAGCAGCAGAACAAGCTTTTGCTGGATGTTCGGAACACCCTGTTTGCCGAAAAAACACCCTCGCTCGAAGCAGGGAACGGCATTGGGCTAACCAACACCCGCCGGCGGCTCGATCTGCTTTATCCGGATCAGTACGTTCTGGCTATCAATGAGCATACACCCGCCGGCGAGTACCATGTGCATCTAACCCTCAATCTATCATGA
- a CDS encoding LytR/AlgR family response regulator transcription factor, giving the protein MTTLTCIAVDDEPLALGLVCAFIEKTPFLQLVGRYSSAVEALQGLLSGPVDVIFLDIQMPDLTGLELARVLERSNRGALTTRIVFTTAFDQFAIDGFRVDALDYLLKPFNYEEFLRAATKARQYFELVQRVDTSPAILPSPAISPAEVLDDFLFLKVEYQLVRIAYNDILYIEGLKDYVKVYRQSDPDKPLLSLTSLKALEEKLPARYFMRVHRSYIVALDRISAVTRNSVQIGSVLIPVSDQYKDTFGQFISRWL; this is encoded by the coding sequence ATGACGACCCTTACCTGCATTGCGGTCGATGATGAACCACTCGCTCTGGGTCTGGTTTGTGCCTTTATCGAAAAAACGCCGTTCCTGCAATTAGTTGGTCGCTACAGCAGTGCCGTTGAAGCGTTGCAGGGTCTCTTGTCAGGTCCGGTTGATGTTATTTTCCTCGACATTCAGATGCCTGATCTGACCGGGCTTGAACTGGCCCGCGTTCTGGAACGCAGCAATCGGGGTGCGCTTACCACACGAATTGTCTTTACGACCGCTTTCGATCAGTTTGCCATTGATGGATTTCGGGTAGATGCGCTGGATTATCTGTTGAAGCCTTTCAACTATGAAGAGTTTTTACGGGCGGCCACGAAAGCCCGCCAGTATTTCGAGTTGGTGCAACGTGTTGATACTTCGCCAGCAATCCTGCCTTCTCCAGCAATTTCCCCGGCCGAAGTGCTCGACGATTTTCTGTTTCTAAAAGTTGAATATCAGTTAGTTCGCATCGCTTACAACGACATTCTGTATATTGAAGGCTTGAAGGATTACGTAAAAGTATACCGTCAGAGCGACCCCGACAAGCCGCTGTTGTCCTTAACGAGCCTCAAAGCACTCGAAGAAAAATTACCTGCCAGATACTTTATGCGGGTGCATCGATCCTATATCGTTGCCCTGGATCGGATCAGTGCCGTCACGCGCAATTCGGTGCAGATCGGGTCCGTCCTGATTCCCGTCAGCGATCAATACAAGGACACTTTTGGCCAGTTCATTAGCCGCTGGTTATAA
- a CDS encoding alpha/beta fold hydrolase has product MPERAKITTQVELFETKIARRQETQNDSAKVLIITGFTYFLTPNVTQEAVMNKRLLWLMPLLLVLAVYLIPTPKKDAPDLYDGPDKRLINKLAKFREIPTRSINASGYDWPYLVLGSGPKTILFLHGMTGGYDFWWQQMAEFSHDYRVVSVTYPPVDNLPDLGRGIITILDKEKIDSTVVVGSSLGGYLTQYLLATYPKRVEKAVLGNTFPKNDILEEKNKSKIAVATWAPEWVVMNSLRQNLFDQVLPASENNPLAKAQLLENTYGRMSKAQFLARYDCVVDKFQPVDGKQTRVPLLIMESDNDPLVSPDLRAQLKQYYSTAQVHTFHHKGHFPYLNASDEYNAALRKFLTQ; this is encoded by the coding sequence TTGCCTGAACGAGCTAAGATCACAACACAGGTAGAACTTTTCGAGACAAAAATTGCAAGAAGACAGGAAACGCAGAATGATTCAGCTAAAGTGCTTATCATTACAGGCTTTACGTATTTTCTTACGCCAAACGTCACGCAGGAAGCAGTCATGAACAAACGATTACTCTGGTTAATGCCGCTCCTGCTCGTTCTGGCTGTTTATCTCATTCCAACACCTAAAAAGGATGCGCCTGACTTATATGACGGGCCTGATAAAAGGCTTATCAATAAGCTGGCAAAATTCAGGGAGATACCAACCCGTTCGATTAACGCCAGTGGTTATGACTGGCCTTATCTGGTATTGGGTAGCGGCCCCAAAACAATTCTTTTCCTGCATGGCATGACGGGTGGTTATGACTTCTGGTGGCAGCAAATGGCGGAGTTCAGTCACGATTATCGGGTCGTTAGCGTTACCTACCCGCCCGTTGATAATCTGCCCGATCTGGGCCGGGGAATTATCACTATCCTCGATAAAGAAAAAATTGATTCTACCGTGGTCGTCGGTAGTTCACTGGGCGGTTATCTGACCCAATATTTACTGGCTACATATCCCAAACGGGTTGAAAAAGCGGTGCTCGGCAATACGTTTCCGAAAAACGATATTCTCGAAGAAAAGAATAAATCAAAAATAGCCGTGGCCACCTGGGCACCCGAATGGGTAGTTATGAATAGCCTGCGTCAGAATCTATTCGATCAGGTGTTGCCTGCCTCCGAAAACAATCCACTGGCGAAGGCTCAATTGCTCGAAAACACATACGGTCGCATGTCGAAAGCGCAGTTTCTTGCCCGATACGATTGCGTTGTCGATAAATTTCAGCCAGTTGATGGGAAACAGACAAGGGTTCCATTGCTGATCATGGAATCCGATAATGATCCGCTTGTTTCCCCAGATCTGCGTGCCCAACTGAAACAATACTACTCAACGGCGCAAGTCCATACCTTTCACCATAAAGGGCACTTTCCTTACCTGAATGCAAGCGATGAGTATAACGCGGCTTTACGAAAATTTCTAACTCAATAG